The proteins below are encoded in one region of bacterium:
- a CDS encoding type II toxin-antitoxin system RelE/ParE family toxin: TAQGSTPAAGAPGTGGDEPDEAQATWLLPVYTREFYDSLEGWERRIQRAAFKQAHLLAQDHRHPSLRALPLEGLPGYYRVRVATDVRLIYRRGENQAAVEILSLIDREDLDRYVRQAKTRG; encoded by the coding sequence CCACCGCGCAGGGCTCCACCCCGGCCGCCGGCGCGCCGGGGACGGGCGGCGACGAGCCCGACGAGGCGCAGGCGACCTGGCTGCTCCCCGTCTACACGCGCGAGTTCTACGACTCGCTCGAGGGCTGGGAACGCCGGATCCAGCGGGCCGCCTTCAAGCAGGCCCACCTGCTGGCGCAGGACCACCGCCACCCCAGCCTCCGGGCGCTCCCGCTGGAGGGGCTGCCGGGGTACTACCGGGTCCGGGTCGCGACCGACGTCCGGCTCATCTACCGCCGCGGCGAGAACCAGGCGGCGGTGGAGATCCTCTCGCTGATCGACCGCGAGGATCTCGATCGGTACGTGCGCCAGGCGAAGACAAGGGGGTAG